Within Myxococcus fulvus, the genomic segment CCGCTCGCTTCCACCCGCGGCCTATCTGGACGAGGCGCGCGCCCTGGTGCCGGACGTGACCTCCTGGCCGGACGTGGACGCGGCGCTCGCGGAGGCCCGACGGCGCGCGGGCCCGGAGGGACTGGTGCTGTGCACCGGCTCGCTGTTCCTGGTGGGCATGGTGCGGGCGCGACTGGGGACTCCCTGAGGGGGCGGCTCGCGCCACCTTCCCGACAGGGACCTGGGGCAGCGGGGTAGGGCGCGCCGAGGCCCGGTTCCAGCGGGCAACCTTCCAGGATGGGCCTTGCGTCCAGGACGGTCAAGACGCACGGGCCGAGGGGTGAATCCTTGGCGCGTTGCATCAGCCGCCGTAGATTCAAGGCATGCGCCTGCCGGACTGGAGAGCCGCGACCACCACGGGACCCGCCCTCCCGTCCATCGACGAAGTCGACTTCCGGGCGCTCTACACGAAGACGAAGTACGTGGTGGAGACGGCGGACGGCTGGTCGCTGGTCATCACGCGCTACCGCCCGGTGAAGCAGCCGTTCGCCCAGCCGCTGTTCGGCGAGCCCCTGTTGCTGGTGCATGGCTTCTCGCAGAACCGTCACACGTGGACGAGCGGCCAGTTCGTCAAGAACCTGCTCTTCTTCGGCGTGGACATCCACATTTTGGAGCTACGCGGCCACGGCAAGAGCTCCATCGCCTTCCAGAAGGAGCGCGCCGAGCGCTTCAAGCGCCCGCTGCCCCCGGACCTGGACTATGGCTGGGACCTGGACAGCTATTTCCTCTACGACCTGCCGGCCGCCGTGTCGGGCGTCAAGCGCATCACCCGCCGCGAGCGCATCTTCTACTGTGGCCACTCCATGGGCGGGATGCTGGGCTACGGCTACACGGGCATCCACGACGACTTCGAGGGCCTCATCACCATCGGCTCGCCCGCGGACCTGGGGCGGGGCTTCATGGCGCTGCGCATGCTCGCGCACGGTGCGCCCATGCTCGCGGGGATGATCGACATGACGCTCGCCGGGGTGAACCTGGGCGGCGACGTCAACGGCCTGGGCAAGAAGCTCTTGTCTCGCGGGGTGGGCGCGTTCAACGCGAAGCTGGGCCGCAAGCTGGTGCCGGAGGAGCGCCGCAAGCTGCGCTTCGACGCGGTGCCCGTGGACCTCATCCTCAAGTTCGTCGAGCGGCAGATTGGCAAGGCGGAGGACTCGCCGCTGTATCAACAGCTCACCACGCGGCTCAACCGGCTCATCAACCCGGAGC encodes:
- a CDS encoding alpha/beta hydrolase; this translates as MRLPDWRAATTTGPALPSIDEVDFRALYTKTKYVVETADGWSLVITRYRPVKQPFAQPLFGEPLLLVHGFSQNRHTWTSGQFVKNLLFFGVDIHILELRGHGKSSIAFQKERAERFKRPLPPDLDYGWDLDSYFLYDLPAAVSGVKRITRRERIFYCGHSMGGMLGYGYTGIHDDFEGLITIGSPADLGRGFMALRMLAHGAPMLAGMIDMTLAGVNLGGDVNGLGKKLLSRGVGAFNAKLGRKLVPEERRKLRFDAVPVDLILKFVERQIGKAEDSPLYQQLTTRLNRLINPERVGADDIRWLLREGGEREPRKVIEQFARWIRRGEMVCYRTGYDFKRGFEKIHIPMAIIFGDMDPLASVESTRSVYRAAKSEYLLWRPVKGNSHIELTMGHDIRQICYDIKNLIEYARTHRNRAPTLPRLR